AACCCTTTTATTGCGCTGATCTTCCTTTCACGTATTTAGAGACGCGCAACGAGGGTGTACTTGCCttttaaaaagacaaaaaaaaaactcttgaAACACCCGATGGCCGCCTACAAAACACATAAACTGAACATAAGGGGGAATACTAAGGGGGATACTACATTAAGCATTAacttgtttagttttaaactaggattatgcatattttatttatattttgtactcATCCATTATGTAAATCTTTAGTTATTACGTATGTGTATGATTTTGTAGCCTTTTAACCGAGTTTTTCAGTTTGTATTCTAGTCGTATGAATTGATTTttgtgcatttatttatttaccaatCATGAAACCACACTGAAAAGGTACCGCACTCTATTTCGAATAGACTGCACCTTGTGTGGCTTGTTGTTGCTTCCTTGTAAAATGATATGCCAACGATTACCCCCAATTAATAACCCAAAATTAATCATAATAACCAACTCgtttcctttttgtttcgAGAAAAAAACTTGTGTTCAAATACGTTTTATACTTCAATgcaattttgttctttttctttctttttctcttgttttattttatgtacacACAACCAACCCACCAACCAaccaatcaatcaatcaatcaaacaattaaaacaacaatgaAACACTATAAAACACtcgccaaaataaaaaaaaaaaaaaaaacactcatTTTAACAATAGCTACGATATATCAGAGGCAGTGCTATTAGCTCTCTGAACAATCGACCGCCACAAAAAGCTGCAGCCAAAGTACCAAAAATTCTATACGATAATGAAGTAATAAAAACTCATCGCTGAGTTCGCAATCAAAACGATCGCTTAAAAACGAGTTTGAATAGAAACCCCTACCCATAATTCCCAAGCAAAGCAACGCAAATGGAAGCCATTTCAAATGTTAGCCCAGATCAGCGGGCAATCAGAAATAATCCAGCAAATCCAACTAACTTATCGAATCATTTGTGTACTTACATCCGTCACATCATACTCGTAATGCTCAATTGCTTGAGGACACCTCGTCTTGTCTCATTTATTAATTCATTCCCCATTCATCGTCACTTGTTGTGCGAGTGTGCAAGAGCAGCACCGATCGAGAACAGAGATTCAAtgacaacaaacaaataacaaatcgCCAACAcaaccaaacaaaagaaacaataaattactataaaaaaacataactaATAATATTGGACATTTAGTGAAAGGTATGTGtactttattttcttgttttattttgttttgcataaacctttttctgttttgtaaCTAACGAATGTCCCTTGGGTTCCCGCATCCTAAAAACAATTGGTTTTGACCACCACTCGCCTGAAAAAATCAAGGGGAGCTGCTTGCACCGATACTCATTCTATAAAATTGCACACACTTTTCGTTTGAGTCTCTGTGCAGGCAGTTAACGACCACTAAACAGTACAAAATCGCCACACATCCACATTCGATTAAGCTATCAGTCATAAGTGTCATTATCATTTACTAACCAAAATGAACTTTGATTTAAGCATATCTAACATCTAAATTAAACGAAAGAAGAGTCGAAACGAAAACTaacacaaatcaaaataagAATGCAGCAAATATGCtaatcaaattgtttttattttttcttttttcaccCAACAACATTTTACGTTCGTTCGTctgttgtttgtgtttttgtgttattCCCTATGATTTGCACACAAAAATTCATAATCATGCGACACAACAATCACatcaactacaacaacaacaacaacaacaggttCTTCTAAACACGACAACAACCCGAAACAATTGTTCAAGCGGCCATACACACCCAGCCATCACACAACCCAGAACACCACCAACAATCAGTATCACAATCTGAATCAAAATCTGAATCAGAATCAAAACAAGAACATGAACATGAACACAACACGAGAAGATTCGCAGCGTCGCCAAGTGGAAGCGCATCGAATTTACTACGAAGAGATCACCGTCAAGCAGGCGAACGCCCGTGCTCGCCTCGCCGACAGCAACATAAGTTGCAGtcgcagcggcagcggcatcggcagcagcaacaccatcatacccagcagcagcagcggcggcggcagcagttTCGTGGACAAGTTCGCCGACTTTGTCACCCACTCGAGCCGAACTTCTCCCATGCCCAAGACCCATGTCCAGTCCCATGTGCCGCCACCCACAAGCAATGCGACTAATGCAATCCTTCCTCCTaaaaccaacagcagcagcagcaccagcagcagcagcaatgtGTCCGCCGTGGTGAGCAGCAGCGGCGCCAGCAATGGCCTCAAGCCAGCGGCCAAGAAGACTCCGGTCATCCTGCTGGCCGCTCGCGGTGCCACCAAGCAGCCCTCAGCCCTCAGCATACTCAACGGCAATGCCAAGGCCGCCATCGGAAACGGAAGCGGAAACGGAGGCGTCACGTTGGTGCGAGTCAATGCCTCCAGTCGCAATCAGCGCCAAGTTATTGTTGCACCGGAAGCGGTTGCTGTGCAGCAACAGCCTGTGGCCGCCGAAGAGCTTCTGGCAGACGACGAGGATCTCGACGAGGACGATCTGGACGACGATGCAGTGACTCTGGATGCGCTGTCCTCCTCGACAGCCCAAATCCTGCGAAAGTTCCGCATACCCAAGGGCACGGCCGTGACGGCCAAGTCGGGGGACCACTACCTGGCCATGCCCATGCCGACGCCCACGCCCTCGCCGCCGGGCGTCGTCAACTTGGTGGGCTCCGGCGTTGAGGAGGAGGCCACCGGGTATTTGGAGAACGAGGACGACATCATAGAGGAGCTGAACGAGGATGATCTGGTCGAGGAGATAATCGACGAGGAGCCCAGCGAGGAGCAGTCGGAGCTGCAGGAGGCGACGACCACCGATGGCCTGGACCTGAGCAGCAGCACGAACGCACACGGGGCGGCCACAACGGGCGCCACAATGCTGTTGGCTGCCCCCCAGCCGCCTCCCCTGCAGCTCCAGACAGTGTCCTCCAACGGAACGGTGACCTGTTTCAATCTCCCGCCCAACACCATCCTGCTGCAGTCGGCCGACGGCAGCATAATCGCCGCCACCCAGGTGCCGCATCCCAGCAAGGCGGGCCAGCACCAGCTGATAGCGCTGCCGGGCAACGTGGCCatggccaccaccaccaccaccaccaccggcAACGATGTGACGTCCTCCCAGGTCCAGGCTGCGGCGACGCCCCAGGCCACGCAGACCCTGCTCCTCACTGCCGACGGCACGGCCATTCCCATCCTGGCGACCACTCcccatcagcaacagcaacagcagcaacaccagcaacaacagcagcaacagcagcagcagcagcaacaacagcaacaggctgccgcggctgctgctgctcagtTGTTCGCCGCGTAGGGGCTAATGGGTGGCCAAATGGGTCGATTTTTAAACAGTGCCACCATAATGCCGACCACTTACTTTTTCTAAAACTCTCCGAAATATTCAGCCGTGATTCGGTTGCTCATGGGACAAGGCTAAAGCAAAGCTTTGTTCTGTCGGCAACGTTTAATTGTTTAGATAACAAAACCCTAAGAAAACCCTTAAGGAACACGTTAAAAATCGTCACATTTGGCCACCACATAAACTGAAAAGGGATTGCGAGTTTCTACAATGGGAAACTGAAGCGTGTATAGTCGTCACACAATGAATAATAACTCAAACCATAAGCCAAGCTAAACAAACTGATATTATCACACTGTTGGATGTGCatacgaaatttatttttttattcaaaaaccaAATGCCTACAAGACTACAAATCAAATGTTGTTCAACACacagtcacacacacacacgcgaaTGGTGTTGCGGAAGAATCAAATATGTACGTTTCAAGGCATACTTAAGAGCATCgtaagtttaaattatttgtacgcctaagctaaattaaatttaaagaaaagaaagaaagaaagaaagacgAGACGAGACACACACCCCCAACCAGTTGTAACTATTTTTTCCTGCCTAGAGAGCGGGCCAAAATATGTTTAGCctaatttagttttgtgaGAACTGTTCCGTTTTATGAAAAGATGATAACTGACTTTTGAAACTCCAAGCGAGCGTTCTCTACAAGtacttataaatataatttgttccTTGCATAAGAGAGATAGACAGGCGACTATGCAACGTAATTCATGTAGTATTTACTCAATAAGTTCtcagtatatttatttatttttgttaaccAATCTTACTTGTGCACCCCCacacccaccaccacccccttgtcctcattatttcttttaacGTGTTGTATATTCTTTAcatacctatatatatatatatattatatattatattttatttgcaattttgttATGCCATTCATAAACAAATAGGAATTCAAGCATAGCACTGACCTAACATTACTCTAAGTTGTAGGCTCGATACTTTAGactaaagtatttttttaaaagattcttgcgaaaacaacaacaacccgagaatacaacaacaacaacacactAAGCTAAGCGAAGTAGGTTAAGcctaaaataactttaatCGATGGAAGACAAtgattcaaaatatatataaaaatatgtaatctAAGACAAATAAGCAAAAATGAGTTGCACTTCTGTAAGatatactttaaattataacgAAGCGAAAAGGCAAAAAATTAAGCAACTCGAGTAGCCTACATTATGTATGATACAAATTATAAAGCTAATATTACTTTAcgtacacatatatatatatttattataaacaataaaatacaattttaaaaatttaaagcaataaataacGTATTTGTTACTTATCGTTATTTTTTTCGGAAGCAGTGTAACAAGGCGCCAAATGCAATCGCAGTATTGATTTGTTGCAGAAGGAACTCCTGATTTGTAGAAATACCATACCCCTTTTGTTCCCGATTTTTCCCAtgtgagctatatgctatagtcgtccgattagGCTTGTTTCGACTTATACACTACCTACAAGAGGattgcagatagctttaaaactgtagTTTGGGTAGAAACactcctagtgatgctaatcaagaatatatataccttatcGGAAATATCTCCTTCACTTCGTTTGCAAACTGATTGCTGATATTGtaacaccctctgcaaggtTATAAAAACTATCTTACGTTCGGCTGAactttttaatgtttgtaaTATTCAAATGTTTTGGAATTTTCCATTGcctttttatataattttatttctctgTACAAATACACGAATCTAAAATTTCATGGTATTTATGAAAGGTAAGTATCTACTAACTAACCGGCTGTTATATTCACAGTTTTCCTAGTCTTGATTGGCTCCATAGCCTGGACATACCACACAATACCCCCAACGTGTGCATTTGGCGGCCTTACGTAGTTTTCCATTATGgtaatgtttattttgtagaAGCCCAATGGAAAAAAGTTTGGAAAAACAGATTCGGGGAGATATGCGTCGCGCGCTATTAAATGACCGGCATATGGGCAGCTAtgattaaaatttgaaaatcgcttTGTTACTTTGAGAATAATTAAGCCGTAAGGCATGAAGCTTCGCTTTGATAACAAATCGCATATGTTTAAGTGTACATCCACAAGAAAAGGCTGGAACCTGTTGCTGTAGTCCTTTTTGAAGAGTTGGAGTTGGACCTAAACGAAGTTGGCTTTTTTGTAAATGTACAAAGAAAAACGGGGAACACTTCAACTAAGCTCACTGAGATATTATGCAATGGCCTAACCAGGTCCACATCCATTTGGGCCACAGCCTTGTTCCAGTTAAGGGCCTTTATATAGCACCTAGCGTTCGCTGAGTACCCGGGCACGGTCGAGCACTCGATGTTCTTCATTTTGTATATAACAGAGGGTTCACATagctaataaacaaattaataaaaaataaaataaaaaaaaagaagatgaTATACTTACCACCCTCCAGGATAGGTAACTTATCAATACGGCAAGAACAATGGAGTGCATGTTTCTCGGTAGTGCGATATGTCTGCTATTTACAGCCCACATATCTACGTCTAATGTGCTTTTAATTGGATcgttttacaaataattttataaaacctaATTTATATCGATTTATTTGGAAACATTTGTTCAACATGAGTGATTAGAtgacaaattgttttttacatATTATACACAAGCAAGAAAGATCGTTTTAGTCatcatacaaatatttacGCTAAAGTGCTCTTACATAATTCTGGCTTATAAATCACTTTATTTAAacaagtatttattttattatattgaaaaaagaaagaaaatgaaGGAAAACATtgtagtttaattaaaattaaataaaatttaatgatgttacAAGAGATTTATCTTAGCATTGTAGGTTTTGGTTTCTAGCGTGAGGTTTTTGGATTCAAATTTCCATCTATATTAGGTAAAACTAATGTCTAATCTAATTAAAGACCCATGTTAAGTTAGATTAGCACTAGGCCCAAGGCAATTTATATAGTGAAAAGGctcttaaaaaacaacaaaatgtatgcatttaaaaatcttttaggACGAGCCTGTTTGCTATCGtactatttattatattcagATATGCTTACAACATTATTTATACAACGCCTTAGTTTTGTTGTCCTGTGTAATCGAAGCAGTAAGTAAGCGGAGAACTGTGAGACGACAGTTTGTGCATGGCACAGTTCCTATAAGACTCGAGATAAGTTGTTCGAATTTCCCAAATGTGGCACTAAATCATAGGAATCTTAACTTTTGGGTCAACGGTTATCGGATGTGGGAAACTCCTTATAATTTCGGCTGTTAAGGCCATTATCGCAATGGCGTCTATCTAAGTCTGCCTATATATACAGTCCACAGCCTCTT
The sequence above is drawn from the Drosophila gunungcola strain Sukarami chromosome 2R unlocalized genomic scaffold, Dgunungcola_SK_2 000011F, whole genome shotgun sequence genome and encodes:
- the LOC128255528 gene encoding uncharacterized protein LOC128255528; the protein is MWAVNSRHIALPRNMHSIVLAVLISYLSWRVLCEPSVIYKMKNIECSTVPGYSANARCYIKALNWNKAVAQMDVDLVRPLHNISVQLQLFKKDYSNRFQPFLVDVHLNICDLLSKRSFMPYGLIILKVTKRFSNFNHSCPYAGHLIARDAYLPESVFPNFFPLGFYKINITIMENYVRPPNAHVGGIVWYVQAMEPIKTRKTVNITAG